The Candidatus Scalindua japonica genome contains a region encoding:
- a CDS encoding type II toxin-antitoxin system VapC family toxin, whose translation MLLVDTSVWVSHLREGNAGLTNSLNNGDVICHPFIIGELACGHLRNRSEILSLLQTLPMVVQAEHEEVLLFIENNKLMGKGLGYIDIHLLASAVLEQTPIWTLDKKLNEISIKLGLSITKNKEI comes from the coding sequence ATGCTTCTTGTTGACACGTCAGTGTGGGTATCTCACCTCAGAGAAGGTAATGCCGGGCTTACGAACTCATTGAACAATGGTGATGTGATCTGTCATCCATTCATTATTGGCGAGCTGGCTTGTGGACATCTCCGAAACAGATCAGAGATACTTTCACTCCTTCAAACCCTACCCATGGTGGTCCAGGCGGAGCATGAAGAGGTTCTGCTTTTTATTGAGAATAATAAATTGATGGGAAAAGGATTAGGATATATTGACATCCATTTGCTTGCTTCGGCTGTATTGGAACAAACTCCTATCTGGACGCTTGACAAAAAACTTAATGAAATATCTATAAAACTTGGATTGAGTATTACTAAAAATAAAGAAATATGA
- a CDS encoding double zinc ribbon domain-containing protein, giving the protein MTKMDKDLNKVISTACPNSNCEYNHHLEGSNFCMLCGTLLYQRCDDCLTSNPKYAMFCHYCGTSLQELRSIEGQYGDAGN; this is encoded by the coding sequence ATGACAAAAATGGATAAAGATTTAAACAAAGTAATTTCTACGGCCTGTCCAAACTCGAACTGTGAATATAATCACCATCTGGAAGGATCAAATTTCTGCATGCTTTGCGGTACATTACTATACCAGAGATGTGATGATTGCCTGACCTCTAATCCAAAATACGCGATGTTCTGCCACTATTGCGGTACGAGTCTGCAGGAACTCAGATCAATTGAAGGACAATATGGAGATGCCGGTAATTGA
- a CDS encoding type II toxin-antitoxin system VapB family antitoxin, with product MRTTLNIEDKLISKASKLTGVKEKTALVKLGLEALIAIESSKRLAKLGGTEKKLKMVPRRKAGNV from the coding sequence ATGAGAACAACGTTAAATATTGAAGATAAATTAATCAGTAAAGCATCGAAATTGACCGGTGTCAAGGAAAAGACAGCCCTTGTAAAATTGGGGTTAGAAGCCCTGATTGCAATAGAGAGTAGCAAGAGACTTGCTAAATTGGGAGGTACTGAGAAGAAGTTGAAAATGGTACCCAGAAGAAAAGCAGGAAACGTATAA
- the rsfS gene encoding ribosome silencing factor: MSTDREALNTLDSKEIAITCAKIADDKKAQDIVILEVDKISSVTDYFVICSAINERQLHAIADEIDKELKKLSVKKYGMEGYREAKWVLIDYGDFTVHIFDKEIRSYYDLELLWGDAPKVEW; encoded by the coding sequence TTGAGCACGGATAGAGAGGCTTTAAACACATTGGATTCAAAAGAAATTGCAATTACATGTGCAAAAATTGCAGATGATAAAAAAGCACAGGATATAGTTATACTTGAAGTAGACAAGATTTCATCTGTAACAGACTATTTTGTAATCTGTTCAGCAATTAATGAACGTCAACTTCATGCCATCGCTGATGAGATAGATAAAGAGCTGAAGAAGCTTTCAGTAAAGAAATATGGAATGGAAGGATATCGTGAGGCAAAATGGGTCCTTATCGACTACGGCGATTTCACAGTCCACATCTTTGATAAAGAGATACGAAGTTACTACGACCTTGAACTACTCTGGGGTGATGCCCCAAAGGTTGAATGGTAG